The Thermoplasma sp. Kam2015 genome has a segment encoding these proteins:
- the fni gene encoding type 2 isopentenyl-diphosphate Delta-isomerase: MIGKRKEEHIRIAENEDVSSFHNFWDDISLMHEADPEVNYDEIDTSVNFAGKNLKFPMIISSMTGGAEIAKNINRNLAIAAERFGIGMGVGSMRAAIVDRSIEDTYSVINESRVPLKIANIGAPQLVRQDKDAVSAKDIAYIYDLIKADFLAVHFNFLQEMVQPEGDRNSKGVIDRIRELSGSFNIIAKETGSGFSRKTAERLVDAGVKAIEVSGMSGTTFAAVEYYRAKKENNLEKMRVGETFWNWGIPSPASVHYCSDLVPVIGSGGLRNGLDLAKAIVMGATVGGFARTLLKDADTSPDQLMKNIELIQREFRVAMFLTGSKNVYELKFTKKIISEPLKDWLEAK; the protein is encoded by the coding sequence ATGATAGGTAAGAGAAAGGAGGAGCATATCAGGATAGCTGAGAATGAGGATGTTTCTTCATTTCATAATTTCTGGGACGATATCAGCCTGATGCATGAGGCCGATCCAGAGGTTAACTATGATGAGATAGACACGTCCGTGAACTTCGCGGGAAAGAACCTGAAATTTCCCATGATAATATCCTCGATGACTGGTGGTGCGGAAATAGCCAAGAACATAAACAGAAATCTGGCCATTGCCGCCGAAAGGTTCGGCATAGGAATGGGTGTCGGTAGCATGAGAGCCGCGATAGTTGACAGGAGCATCGAGGATACGTATTCTGTCATAAACGAAAGCCGCGTACCACTGAAGATAGCTAACATAGGAGCACCGCAGCTTGTCAGGCAGGATAAGGATGCAGTTTCGGCCAAGGACATAGCATACATATACGATCTGATAAAGGCTGATTTTCTTGCTGTTCACTTCAACTTTCTGCAGGAAATGGTGCAGCCTGAGGGAGATAGAAATTCAAAGGGCGTCATAGACCGGATAAGGGAGCTCTCCGGATCATTCAACATAATAGCGAAGGAGACCGGAAGTGGATTCAGCCGGAAGACGGCGGAAAGGCTGGTCGACGCAGGCGTCAAGGCCATAGAGGTTTCAGGAATGAGCGGAACAACGTTTGCTGCAGTTGAATATTACCGCGCAAAGAAAGAGAACAACTTAGAAAAGATGCGAGTTGGAGAAACGTTCTGGAACTGGGGAATTCCATCACCAGCATCCGTGCATTACTGCAGCGATCTTGTGCCGGTCATAGGCAGCGGCGGTCTCAGGAATGGTCTTGACCTTGCCAAGGCCATTGTGATGGGTGCCACTGTCGGAGGCTTTGCAAGGACTCTTCTGAAGGATGCAGATACATCTCCAGATCAACTCATGAAGAACATAGAGCTTATACAGAGAGAGTTCAGGGTTGCAATGTTTCTCACCGGGAGCAAAAATGTTTATGAACTTAAATTTACTAAAAAGATCATCTCTGAACCACTGAAGGATTGGTTGGAGGCCAAATAA
- a CDS encoding isopentenyl phosphate kinase gives MMILKIGGSVITDKSVYRKANVEAAERIIRTLAEVDDLLCVVHGGGSFGHIKAKEYGLPGPKNETSSLGYSIVHRDMEELDLMIVSLMIENGMKPIAVPVSSLRYDGHFDYSPLLRYIDEGFIPVSYGDVYIKDEHSYGIYSGDDIMADLSELLRPDAAVFLTDVDGIYDKDPKKHKDAVLLREIGTGISFGHVQNDVTGGIAKKFDSMMRMRRYVSGGVYLMNGKHPERIYDIGKGSFIGTVIR, from the coding sequence ATGATGATCCTCAAGATTGGTGGAAGTGTAATAACGGATAAATCAGTCTACAGAAAGGCTAATGTTGAGGCTGCGGAAAGGATCATAAGGACGCTGGCTGAAGTCGACGATCTTCTCTGCGTCGTCCACGGAGGCGGATCTTTTGGCCATATAAAGGCGAAGGAATACGGACTACCTGGACCAAAGAACGAGACTTCCAGTCTAGGATACAGCATAGTACACAGAGATATGGAGGAACTGGATCTTATGATCGTCAGCCTCATGATAGAGAACGGTATGAAACCCATAGCAGTGCCCGTAAGCTCGCTTCGTTACGATGGGCATTTTGACTATTCGCCGCTGCTGAGGTACATAGATGAAGGTTTTATTCCCGTTTCATATGGTGATGTATATATAAAAGATGAACATTCATATGGGATATATTCTGGAGACGACATAATGGCAGATCTCTCTGAATTGCTCAGGCCAGATGCCGCTGTCTTTCTGACGGATGTTGATGGCATATACGACAAGGATCCGAAGAAACACAAGGACGCTGTGCTTTTGAGGGAAATAGGCACCGGTATCAGCTTCGGCCATGTGCAGAATGATGTGACTGGCGGCATAGCAAAGAAGTTTGACTCCATGATGAGGATGAGGCGTTATGTCAGCGGAGGCGTCTATCTGATGAATGGAAAGCATCCGGAAAGGATATACGATATTGGAAAGGGATCTTTCATAGGAACGGTGATAAGATGA
- a CDS encoding GNAT family N-acetyltransferase has translation MNIRSSRMDLELEEPIDIQYADAIAELANDRTLVRNIGSHSFPYPYTREDAVFFIEAQRSFGKEVFRVDFLIKFKGMPAGVIGLSEINNTDRNAHVGYWLGKKFRGRGIATEALRLTVNYSKDMKIHRLYSSVVEFNYPSMIVLMRNGFSIEGREEDAIRIGNRYYDFIKFARLNR, from the coding sequence ATGAACATCAGATCTAGCAGGATGGACTTGGAGCTTGAAGAACCCATAGATATCCAATATGCCGATGCCATAGCTGAACTTGCTAACGATAGAACACTGGTGAGAAACATAGGAAGCCATTCGTTTCCCTATCCGTATACGCGTGAGGATGCTGTGTTCTTCATCGAAGCCCAGCGATCCTTTGGCAAAGAGGTCTTCCGCGTTGATTTTCTCATAAAATTCAAAGGCATGCCTGCTGGAGTGATAGGACTGAGCGAAATAAACAATACTGATAGAAATGCCCACGTTGGATACTGGCTGGGAAAAAAATTCAGAGGAAGAGGCATAGCAACCGAGGCCCTGCGCCTGACGGTTAACTACTCAAAAGATATGAAGATACACAGGCTTTACAGTTCCGTTGTTGAATTTAACTATCCTTCAATGATCGTGCTAATGCGCAATGGCTTCAGTATAGAGGGGCGTGAGGAGGATGCCATAAGGATTGGGAACAGATATTACGATTTCATAAAGTTTGCAAGGTTGAACAGATGA
- a CDS encoding MBL fold metallo-hydrolase codes for MSGLALEILNDGYFYLDAGAIFGVVPKAIWSKTVKDDNNAIRLATNVLYAHGDDISFLVDSGIGRNFSEKFQKIYRIEKVSDVLDHIEKHGDPDAITMIINSHLHFDHIGHNNDFKNAYTYAQAAEFREIRYKNVITRSNYSLSYSDIKRKIPINGSRKIGRYITVIKTGGHTPGHQVILVNSGSTKVMYLGDLVPSTFHLKLPYRTAIDLDPLKTVEMKKVLIRKAIREGYVCIFNHDPETPAALLHGDFENPSFESVEM; via the coding sequence ATGTCAGGCCTGGCCCTTGAAATACTGAATGATGGCTACTTCTATCTAGACGCTGGAGCAATATTCGGCGTAGTACCAAAGGCCATATGGTCAAAGACGGTTAAGGATGATAACAATGCCATAAGGCTTGCCACAAATGTACTGTACGCCCATGGCGATGACATATCATTTCTGGTGGATAGCGGTATAGGAAGGAACTTCAGCGAAAAGTTTCAAAAGATATACAGGATAGAAAAGGTCAGCGACGTGCTGGATCACATAGAGAAGCACGGAGATCCAGACGCCATTACCATGATAATCAATTCGCACCTTCATTTTGATCACATTGGACACAACAACGATTTTAAAAACGCATACACATACGCTCAGGCTGCAGAGTTCAGAGAGATAAGATACAAAAATGTGATAACCAGATCAAATTACAGCCTCAGCTATTCAGATATAAAGAGAAAGATACCCATAAACGGATCAAGAAAGATAGGGAGATACATAACCGTCATAAAAACCGGCGGGCACACTCCCGGCCATCAGGTTATACTAGTTAATTCAGGCAGCACAAAGGTGATGTACCTTGGCGATCTGGTCCCCTCAACGTTCCATCTCAAACTGCCATACAGGACAGCTATAGATCTCGATCCGCTGAAGACTGTAGAGATGAAGAAGGTACTCATCAGGAAAGCTATAAGAGAAGGATATGTGTGCATATTCAATCATGATCCGGAGACGCCTGCAGCCCTGTTGCATGGGGATTTTGAGAACCCCTCGTTTGAAAGCGTTGAAATGTGA
- a CDS encoding CBS domain-containing protein, translated as MDMMPNIEELRKMRKNLGISQKDLAKVTGVSQSYIARLEKGTINPTYSKIKAIYEYLTKSSEKANNMVITCDRIMTKNVTVCRSDDSILNALNIMRDKGFSQLPVVNDENKVIGTITENNINDMLLKGMSVDSLRGLTVRRVMSEVLPQVDRNTPINIIYQLLKYSNAVLVIEAGNLVGIITKADILKTVAGMA; from the coding sequence ATGGATATGATGCCCAACATTGAAGAACTGAGGAAGATGCGGAAAAACCTCGGAATAAGCCAGAAAGACCTGGCAAAAGTGACAGGCGTCAGTCAATCTTACATAGCCAGGCTGGAGAAGGGCACAATAAATCCCACATATTCAAAGATAAAGGCAATATATGAGTATCTAACAAAGTCAAGCGAAAAAGCAAACAACATGGTCATAACGTGCGATAGAATAATGACCAAAAACGTTACTGTGTGTAGATCGGACGATTCGATCCTCAATGCACTAAACATAATGAGAGACAAGGGATTCTCTCAGCTGCCTGTTGTGAACGACGAAAATAAGGTTATAGGAACGATCACGGAGAACAACATAAATGATATGCTGCTGAAGGGCATGAGCGTTGATTCGCTCAGAGGCTTGACCGTAAGAAGAGTTATGAGCGAGGTTCTGCCGCAGGTTGACAGGAACACACCGATCAACATAATATATCAGCTGCTCAAATATTCCAACGCCGTCCTTGTGATAGAGGCAGGGAATCTCGTCGGCATAATAACGAAGGCGGATATTCTCAAGACTGTGGCCGGCATGGCATGA
- a CDS encoding CDP-2,3-bis-(O-geranylgeranyl)-sn-glycerol synthase, with protein sequence MNEILFVIQSIIMFIPALIANSGAVITGGHFIIDRGKNFIDGRRILGNGKTLSGFAGGIAIGTVTGLIIYAISSFSGYALGSYGTLYDAVMIPFVMATGSLTGDIAGSFVKRRIGIDRGGKGGLLDQWPFALMAFLFMYVFERQYFIQHYVYIPMIVILIIVPPIHRAVNIIGYKMHKKDVPW encoded by the coding sequence TTGAATGAGATCCTGTTTGTTATCCAGTCCATAATAATGTTCATTCCGGCACTGATCGCAAATTCAGGTGCTGTCATAACCGGCGGGCACTTCATAATAGATAGAGGGAAGAATTTTATTGACGGACGAAGGATACTTGGGAATGGCAAGACACTGAGCGGATTCGCAGGAGGAATAGCAATAGGCACAGTCACGGGTCTCATAATTTATGCAATATCCAGTTTTTCTGGATACGCACTTGGCTCGTACGGAACATTGTATGATGCAGTAATGATACCGTTTGTCATGGCCACGGGATCACTCACCGGAGATATAGCCGGTTCATTCGTGAAGAGGCGAATAGGAATAGACAGAGGTGGAAAAGGAGGCCTGCTCGATCAGTGGCCCTTTGCTCTTATGGCCTTTCTCTTCATGTACGTCTTTGAAAGGCAGTATTTCATTCAGCATTACGTGTATATACCTATGATCGTCATACTGATAATAGTCCCCCCGATTCACAGGGCAGTCAATATAATAGGATATAAAATGCATAAGAAGGATGTACCATGGTAA
- the pth2 gene encoding peptidyl-tRNA hydrolase Pth2, with protein sequence MVTKMVIAVRRDLDMGKGKIAAQVAHAAVSCALRSMKSNRDIFDEWYAEGQRKIVVKVNGLDEIFEIKRMADSMGIINEIVQDRGYTQVDPGTITCIGLGPDDEEKLDRITGKYKLL encoded by the coding sequence ATGGTAACGAAGATGGTCATTGCAGTGAGAAGGGATCTTGATATGGGAAAGGGAAAAATTGCAGCTCAGGTAGCACATGCAGCAGTCAGCTGTGCATTGAGATCAATGAAATCGAACAGGGATATATTTGATGAATGGTATGCGGAGGGGCAGCGCAAGATTGTCGTAAAGGTAAATGGGCTTGACGAGATCTTCGAGATAAAGAGAATGGCAGATTCCATGGGCATAATAAATGAAATAGTCCAGGATAGAGGCTACACGCAGGTGGATCCTGGTACAATCACCTGTATAGGGCTTGGACCGGACGATGAAGAAAAACTGGATAGAATAACCGGAAAATACAAGTTGTTATGA
- a CDS encoding phosphate uptake regulator PhoU, which translates to MEHVTRKVQVTGGSTFIISLPPEWVKRNNINKGSEVSIIDQGTELLVEPANNEKSEVTKKITLPTSYTGKPLQRLLTSMYISGFDTLLVVSKDKMTPEMRDDIKRFAKVVMGIEVIEETSKSIVLQNVLNANTFSLEKAIRRMSLNVSTMIEDTIKAIHDEDDDLIENIVLRDDEVDRYQWYIYREVKIRCRDERSNIYILVLSRILERIADHAVNICQAIKHKKGIKGRDKMIDNLTYSNDVYKKAMETFYSRNFNEIDGIINRKAEITQRKYELLSELSYDSVLSSIAEEISRIGLYGTDIAELAMDLILSDREEFSI; encoded by the coding sequence ATGGAACATGTAACGAGAAAGGTTCAGGTCACTGGGGGTTCCACGTTTATAATATCACTCCCGCCCGAATGGGTTAAGCGCAACAATATAAACAAGGGAAGCGAAGTTTCTATAATCGATCAGGGAACAGAACTGTTGGTGGAACCCGCAAATAATGAGAAATCTGAGGTAACGAAGAAGATAACGCTGCCGACCTCATACACCGGTAAGCCACTGCAGAGGCTTCTGACATCTATGTACATCTCTGGATTCGACACTCTGCTTGTTGTATCCAAAGACAAGATGACGCCAGAGATGAGAGACGACATTAAGCGGTTTGCCAAGGTTGTCATGGGCATAGAGGTAATTGAAGAAACATCAAAAAGCATAGTTCTTCAGAACGTATTGAATGCAAACACTTTTTCTCTAGAGAAGGCAATAAGGAGAATGTCGCTCAATGTTTCCACCATGATAGAGGACACGATCAAGGCAATACATGATGAAGACGACGATCTGATTGAAAACATCGTGCTCAGGGATGATGAGGTGGACAGATACCAGTGGTATATATACCGTGAGGTTAAGATAAGATGCAGGGACGAACGCTCGAATATCTACATACTCGTCCTTTCCAGGATTCTTGAAAGGATAGCTGATCATGCTGTCAACATCTGCCAGGCCATAAAGCACAAAAAGGGCATAAAGGGAAGGGATAAGATGATCGACAATCTGACCTATTCAAACGACGTATACAAGAAGGCCATGGAAACATTCTATTCCAGGAATTTCAACGAAATAGACGGGATAATAAACAGAAAGGCCGAAATAACCCAGAGAAAATATGAGCTGCTGAGTGAATTGAGTTATGATTCGGTTCTGAGTTCGATAGCCGAGGAGATATCCAGGATAGGATTGTACGGAACGGATATAGCAGAGCTTGCCATGGATCTGATTCTGTCAGATAGGGAAGAATTCTCCATCTGA
- the acnA gene encoding aconitate hydratase AcnA, producing MVNIKTDSFDVNGRKVYYYPLKKIFGEKISSLPRSLRVILESMVRNLDGRAISESDINAILNWNPENVADTEIRFKVSRVVMQDFTGVPAVVDLASMRDTVKNLGKDPELINPQVRVDLVIDHSVQVDYYGETFALEKNEELEFERNMERYRFLKWAQNAFKNFKVIPPGTGIIHQVNLEYLAEVVFESKKDGKDYAYFDSLVGTDSHTTMINGIGVLGWGVGGIEAEAALLGQPITISLPEVIGVRIKGKMQPGVTATDVVLTVTEMLRKVNVVDKFVEFFGPSVKYLSVPERATISNMCPEYGATCALFPIDEQTLQYLETTGRSKEHIDLIRKYLEAQGLFGEGSEPKYTRVIDLDLSTVKPSVAGPKLPQQRLDLDQVSQSFLSTLDQNGSNRLVSLRKVPLKMKGKDLELSDGDIVIAAITSCTNTSNPYVMIAAGLLAKKAVEAGLSVNPKVKTSLAPGSRVVTDYLTESGLISYLEKLGFYVVGYGCTTCIGNSGPLDPDLDNAIVSNNLNVVSVLSGNRNFEARIHKDVKANYLMSPPLVVAYALAGNITVNLNKDPIGVVNGKKIYLKDIWPTNDEINEAVNKYVKKDMFERRYGNITNERWEKIDAPSSPTYAWDPKSTYIRNPPFFENFRLDQEFKDFRIKGAYPLLVLGDSITTDHISPAGSISKDSPAAKYLMENGVKPEDFNSYGSRRGNHEVMMRGTFANVRIKNLMVNREGGYTIFIPENKEMSVYDAAMKYKERGIPVVVIAGKEYGTGSSRDWAAKGTYLLGVKAVIAKSYERIHRSNLVGMGVIPIEYDGFNPQDIDYTKTIDVDIEDIEPGSKARMTYTDKNGERHTIDVRLRVDTPAEADYIRSGGILQYSLKKILAS from the coding sequence ATGGTCAATATAAAAACAGATTCTTTTGACGTAAATGGAAGAAAGGTTTACTATTATCCGCTGAAGAAGATATTCGGTGAGAAGATCAGCAGCCTTCCAAGATCCTTAAGGGTAATTCTGGAATCGATGGTCAGAAATCTTGATGGAAGGGCGATCTCTGAGAGCGATATCAACGCCATACTAAACTGGAATCCTGAAAATGTGGCCGATACAGAGATAAGATTCAAGGTATCACGTGTTGTGATGCAGGACTTCACCGGCGTTCCGGCGGTGGTGGATCTTGCCTCAATGAGGGACACTGTGAAGAATCTCGGCAAGGATCCAGAACTGATAAATCCTCAGGTAAGGGTTGATCTCGTCATAGATCATTCGGTACAGGTTGATTATTACGGAGAGACCTTCGCACTGGAGAAGAATGAGGAGCTGGAATTTGAAAGGAATATGGAGAGGTACAGATTCCTCAAATGGGCTCAGAATGCTTTCAAGAACTTCAAGGTTATACCACCCGGTACCGGCATCATCCATCAGGTCAACCTTGAGTATCTGGCAGAGGTCGTATTCGAAAGCAAGAAGGACGGCAAGGACTATGCCTACTTTGACTCTCTCGTCGGAACAGATTCTCACACCACAATGATAAATGGAATAGGCGTACTTGGCTGGGGCGTGGGCGGCATAGAAGCGGAAGCCGCCCTACTTGGGCAACCCATCACCATATCGCTGCCTGAAGTTATAGGCGTCCGGATAAAGGGGAAGATGCAACCAGGCGTCACCGCAACTGATGTGGTACTAACGGTTACAGAGATGCTCAGGAAGGTCAACGTGGTAGACAAATTCGTCGAGTTTTTCGGTCCGTCGGTGAAATATCTATCTGTACCTGAGAGGGCCACAATATCAAACATGTGCCCGGAGTACGGGGCCACTTGTGCGCTGTTCCCCATAGACGAACAGACATTGCAGTATCTGGAAACTACAGGTAGATCAAAGGAACACATAGATCTGATAAGAAAATACCTTGAAGCCCAGGGGTTATTCGGAGAGGGCAGTGAACCAAAATACACGAGGGTCATAGATCTTGATCTCTCAACTGTGAAGCCAAGTGTGGCCGGTCCAAAGCTTCCCCAGCAGAGGCTTGATCTGGATCAGGTCTCACAGAGCTTTCTTTCGACGCTGGATCAAAACGGAAGCAACCGCCTTGTATCTCTGCGCAAAGTACCTCTAAAGATGAAGGGAAAGGATCTAGAGCTCTCCGATGGCGATATAGTTATAGCGGCTATAACAAGCTGCACAAACACGAGCAACCCGTACGTCATGATAGCCGCTGGGCTTCTTGCAAAGAAAGCGGTGGAAGCGGGCCTCTCTGTCAATCCTAAGGTGAAGACCAGCCTGGCGCCTGGATCTCGTGTTGTGACAGACTATCTAACCGAGTCGGGTCTCATCTCCTACCTTGAAAAACTCGGTTTCTATGTGGTCGGCTACGGATGCACGACTTGCATTGGAAACAGCGGCCCACTCGATCCAGATCTTGACAATGCCATAGTGAGCAACAATCTGAATGTCGTATCCGTTTTATCCGGAAACAGAAACTTTGAGGCAAGAATACACAAGGATGTGAAGGCCAACTATCTGATGTCACCGCCGCTTGTCGTTGCCTATGCTCTGGCGGGGAATATAACCGTTAATCTGAACAAGGATCCGATAGGTGTGGTGAATGGAAAGAAGATTTATCTCAAGGATATATGGCCAACAAACGATGAGATCAATGAAGCGGTCAATAAATATGTAAAGAAGGATATGTTCGAAAGAAGGTATGGAAACATCACGAATGAAAGATGGGAGAAGATAGACGCTCCATCATCCCCAACCTATGCATGGGATCCAAAGAGCACATACATAAGAAATCCACCATTCTTTGAGAATTTCAGGCTTGACCAGGAATTCAAGGATTTCAGGATAAAGGGCGCATATCCGCTTCTGGTACTCGGGGATTCCATAACAACCGATCACATATCGCCTGCTGGATCCATATCCAAAGACAGTCCGGCTGCGAAGTACCTCATGGAGAACGGAGTCAAACCGGAGGACTTCAATTCATATGGTTCAAGGCGCGGCAACCATGAGGTGATGATGCGCGGTACATTCGCAAATGTGAGGATAAAGAATCTTATGGTGAACAGAGAGGGCGGATACACCATATTCATACCAGAAAACAAGGAGATGTCAGTGTACGATGCCGCGATGAAGTACAAGGAAAGGGGCATTCCGGTTGTCGTAATTGCTGGAAAGGAATACGGAACTGGAAGTTCCAGAGACTGGGCTGCCAAGGGAACTTATCTGCTTGGTGTGAAGGCAGTGATCGCAAAGAGCTATGAGAGAATCCACCGCAGCAACCTTGTAGGTATGGGTGTCATACCCATAGAGTATGACGGTTTCAACCCGCAGGACATTGATTATACCAAGACGATAGACGTAGACATAGAGGACATAGAGCCAGGATCAAAGGCCAGAATGACATACACGGACAAGAATGGTGAGAGGCACACTATAGACGTGAGGCTGAGGGTAGACACACCCGCGGAAGCAGATTACATACGCAGCGGAGGAATACTGCAGTACTCTCTCAAGAAGATACTGGCCTCATGA
- the ilvA gene encoding threonine ammonia-lyase yields MDSKEIPSYEDILSAKTYLKGLINRTPLIRSTTLGNEYGSELYFKLENFQKTGSFKSRGALFRFSKLNDEDRKRGVITASAGNHAQGVAYAAKVNGINAKIVMPEYTIPQKVNAVADYGAEVVLHGLDYDEAHRYADQLAVQENRLFIEAFNDRWVISGQGTIGLEILEDKPDIDTILVPVGGGGLISGIAIAAKHHNPNIRIIGIESELSDSMKASLKEGKIIAHTSGVSICDGISVKYPGDLTYSIASKYVDDIVTVTEEGVSKAIYKLFERMKIVAEPSGAVGLAAIMEGSIDVKGRKVAIVVSGGNINPLLMSKIIYKELENLGQLVRIECTIPDRPGNLYRIAEAIAKNGGNIYHAEVDNLRKETPPGFQSVIFSVNVRGQDHLNRILGSLREMGYIFRIT; encoded by the coding sequence ATGGACAGCAAGGAGATACCTTCGTACGAAGATATCCTTTCTGCAAAGACCTATCTTAAAGGCCTTATCAACAGAACACCGCTTATAAGGTCAACGACGCTGGGCAATGAGTATGGATCCGAACTGTATTTCAAACTGGAGAATTTCCAGAAGACGGGTTCATTCAAGTCGAGGGGTGCATTGTTCAGATTTTCGAAACTTAACGACGAGGATCGTAAGAGAGGCGTCATAACTGCAAGCGCCGGAAATCATGCGCAGGGAGTTGCATATGCGGCCAAGGTCAACGGCATAAATGCGAAGATAGTGATGCCGGAATACACGATACCGCAGAAGGTCAACGCGGTTGCTGATTACGGTGCTGAGGTTGTTCTGCATGGTCTGGATTACGATGAGGCGCACAGATACGCTGACCAGCTGGCCGTTCAGGAGAACCGCCTTTTCATCGAAGCATTCAACGATAGATGGGTTATATCAGGGCAGGGTACAATTGGCTTGGAGATCCTTGAGGATAAACCGGACATAGACACCATACTGGTGCCTGTGGGAGGTGGCGGCCTGATCTCTGGCATCGCCATAGCCGCAAAGCATCATAACCCAAACATCCGCATAATAGGTATAGAATCTGAACTCTCTGATTCTATGAAGGCCTCTCTGAAGGAGGGAAAGATCATAGCCCACACAAGCGGTGTGAGCATATGCGACGGTATATCTGTGAAATATCCTGGGGATCTGACCTATTCCATAGCGAGCAAATACGTTGACGACATAGTTACGGTCACAGAAGAGGGCGTATCCAAGGCCATTTACAAGCTATTTGAGAGGATGAAGATAGTCGCAGAACCGTCTGGAGCAGTCGGTCTTGCTGCAATAATGGAGGGCAGCATAGACGTGAAGGGAAGGAAGGTTGCCATCGTTGTATCAGGAGGGAACATAAATCCGCTGCTCATGTCCAAGATCATATACAAAGAGTTAGAGAACCTTGGCCAGCTTGTACGCATAGAATGCACAATACCAGATAGGCCAGGCAACCTTTACAGGATTGCCGAAGCTATAGCAAAGAACGGAGGCAACATCTACCATGCCGAGGTGGACAATCTGAGGAAGGAGACGCCGCCTGGATTCCAGAGCGTGATCTTCTCCGTCAACGTCAGGGGTCAGGACCATCTGAACAGGATACTTGGATCACTTCGCGAGATGGGATACATCTTCAGAATCACGTGA
- a CDS encoding HemK2/MTQ2 family protein methyltransferase, whose protein sequence is MILEFNGLKIEKCDGVYPPSDDTFLLMENATCAGRSIEIGCGTGIVSIYFLKKGCDIQAVDINEHAVECARKNARRNGLNLNVYRSDLFSSVIGYFDTVLFNAPYLPVEGEDISWSGGEDMDIVARFLTQARDHLTDKGQIYLVLTDLTDNDRIFGAQGYAYKMVKEMKFDFESILLYRLDPIRI, encoded by the coding sequence ATGATCCTTGAATTTAACGGTTTGAAGATAGAGAAATGCGATGGCGTGTATCCACCATCGGATGACACATTTCTTCTTATGGAAAACGCAACCTGTGCCGGCAGGTCAATAGAGATAGGCTGCGGTACGGGAATAGTATCCATATATTTTCTCAAAAAGGGCTGCGATATCCAGGCCGTGGACATAAACGAACACGCGGTGGAATGTGCCAGGAAAAATGCTAGAAGAAACGGGCTGAATCTAAATGTATATCGTTCGGATCTGTTTTCAAGCGTGATCGGATATTTCGATACGGTGCTTTTCAATGCTCCGTATCTTCCAGTTGAGGGAGAGGACATATCATGGAGCGGAGGCGAAGATATGGATATCGTAGCGAGGTTTCTCACTCAGGCTAGAGATCATCTCACGGATAAGGGTCAGATCTACCTTGTTTTAACGGATCTCACGGACAACGATCGCATATTCGGCGCACAAGGCTATGCCTATAAGATGGTAAAGGAGATGAAATTTGATTTCGAGTCCATACTGCTCTACAGGCTTGATCCAATCCGCATCTGA
- a CDS encoding helix-turn-helix domain-containing protein has protein sequence MFKISITSVPARIDESDLDRSIAYFLSDIGYIPRISPSTDMNSIKNSVYFRLFKECFLMRSDRYWTPEELMAYLNTSRSTLYRHLNKLKYLDILEEIKDGKVKKYRLRSGDLVKAWSWVEINIKMAIENYRNNVEHINSLIRNGKI, from the coding sequence ATGTTTAAAATCTCAATAACATCTGTTCCAGCGAGAATAGACGAATCAGATCTTGACAGAAGCATAGCCTATTTTCTATCAGATATAGGCTACATACCAAGGATAAGCCCATCAACAGACATGAACTCAATAAAGAACTCCGTTTACTTCAGGCTCTTCAAGGAGTGTTTCCTCATGCGAAGCGACAGGTACTGGACGCCCGAGGAACTCATGGCATACCTAAACACCAGCCGTTCCACCCTATACAGGCACCTCAACAAGCTGAAATATCTTGATATACTTGAAGAAATAAAGGATGGAAAGGTCAAGAAATACAGGCTCAGATCCGGAGATCTGGTGAAGGCCTGGTCATGGGTAGAAATAAACATAAAGATGGCGATTGAGAATTACAGAAACAATGTTGAGCACATAAACAGCCTCATAAGAAACGGAAAGATCTAA